One Littorina saxatilis isolate snail1 linkage group LG10, US_GU_Lsax_2.0, whole genome shotgun sequence DNA window includes the following coding sequences:
- the LOC138978022 gene encoding E3 ubiquitin-protein ligase MIB2-like isoform X2 gives MSVSGLRVLRGPDWRGGDTDGGEGHVGTVIELLGNSTVRVLWDMGQESTCSAGHDGKFEIRVLDTAQIGVCHPGATCAECEDTDFYGMLWRCQLCAGCDLCPLCYHDDKHDLRHQFLRIDAPGMEGKPVPKRKTSVKNRALGMFPGSKVTKGKDWQWGDQDGGQESEGEVKGYENVSPNSSRNFVKVQWPNGIVNTYRLGFDGSVDLTCVEEEVGPYFYRDHLPVLDTTTLFPPESTSTESTSTTQNYEHVAATSEPAAASDHSQGDNSTHVPSETDDTISSETSDSGANKPYGSRANKTNGEASLTESWRKKDSGIVVDGERDSRDNSTVQISEGRPSQSKLSGLVAASSSLSEASAGTREATLITKAASSGDGDQAEGEVGTDDSEKETFVAGDTVAIKVSENMLIELQADNEGFEEEMAKEIGRTGKVASLTQGGSVSVSFASGTYALHPATLAKVTDIRAGSTVRIRDSEEEVKILNTRVGWKAEMSATLGKAGRVLNIDSDGDVLVSFGRHRFLFAPACCVPAPHTKPDSLRVESDGKVPPITTSQPPGHNKTTSDSDETVAASKKKNEEMFRMLKERIRSEEGSRSTFRGRGDIRALLSAVTKGDHSAVRQICLADTSLVEQEHNNVTALLLACAHGTSHIQVVTTLLEVGANVNHGLPPFRTPLYACTEGKSEELMELLIEAGADLFAVDENCRNYLHFTAAFGMPRSIRVLASRGLDVNIKDDHGNSPLHVAIDHFKAESVEALVKLDSADLRVTNKRGFPALHWACLRDNARAVELILARDKSQVDEKFHGKHSPLHIAANNEHDECIRVLVIAGGANVNVQSFPGSGYSPLHLACVKTRFKASEALLEMGADPNVQDRDGDTPLHLIIGGRHKTNIETPEGQQECQIRIAIACMLISNGACIDVENNKGRNALTYGLAPVKEGVRRFLEHNPQLVKRKGNISSSTGSPQTLFPSLLAAKGDGDLKEALKGVGLPCGVCGASKADVTLLPCQHKCVCSTCSVKVTLCPLCDEEVKDKEVTGPDN, from the exons ATGTCAGTGTCAGGACTACGTGTGTTACGGGGACCAGACTGGAGGGGCGGAGACACCGACGGAGGAGAAGGTCACGTGGGTACTGTCATCGAGTTGCTAGGCAACAGCACGGTGCGCGTGCTGTGGGACATGGGACAGGAAAGCACGTGCAGCGCAGGGCATGACGGGAAATTTGAAATCAGGGTCTTGGACACTGCACAGATCG GTGTGTGTCACCCTGGTGCCACGTGTGCCGAGTGTGAAGACACTGACTTCTATGGAATGCTGTGGCGCTGTCAGCTGTGTGCCGGATGTGACCTCTGCCCCCTCTGTTACCATGACGACAAGCACGACTTACGTCATCAGTTCCTGCGTATTGACGCACCGGGAATGGAAGG GAAACCTGTTCCAAAGCGAAAGACAAGCGTGAAGAACCGTGCTCTTGGAATGTTTCCGGGGTCAAAGGTCACAAAGGGCAAGGACTGGCAGTGGGGTGACCAGGACGGAGGTCAAGAGTCAGAAGGCGAGGTCAAAGGTTACGAAAATGTGTCCCCGAATTCATCGAGAAACTTTGTCAAAGTACAGTGGCCGAACGGTATCGTGAATACCTACCGCCTTGGTTTTGATGGTAGCGTGGACCTGACGTGTGTGGAAGAGGAGGTGGGACCATACTTCTACAGGGATCACTTGCCTGTGTTGG ATACAACAACACTTTTTCCGCCCGAATCTACATCAACTGAATCCACGTCAACAACTCAAAATTACGAACACGTCGCAGCAACCTCGGAACCAGCCGCAGCCTCAGACCATTCGCAGGGAGATAATTCCACTCACGTACCTTCTGAAACAGACGACACCATTTCGTCAGAGACATCAGACAGTGGAGCCAACAAACCTTATGGCAGCAGAGCCAACAAAACTAACGGTGAAGCCAGTCTGACTGAAAGCTGGAGGAAGAAAGATTCTGGCATTGTCGTTGACGGAGAGAGGGACAGCAGAGATAACAGCACTGTACAGATTTCTGAGGGGAGACCCTCACAGTCAAAGCTGTCGGGGTTAGTTGCCGCGTCCTCTTCTCTGTCTGAAGCGAGCGCGGgtacaagggaggcaactctcatCACCAAGGCAGCAAGTTCTGGAGATGGGGATCAAGCTGAAGGGGAAGTTGGAACCGATGACAGCGAGAAAGAGACGTTTGTTGCAGGCGATACGGTGGCTATCAAAGTCTCAGAAAACATGCTGATAGAACTCCAGGCAGACAATGAAGGCTTCGAAGAAGAAATGGCAAAG GAGATTGGTCGGACGGGGAAAGTGGCGTCACTGACACAAGGCGGCTCGGTGTCCGTCAGCTTTGCGTCCGGCACATACGCTCTGCATCCGGCGACCTTGGCCAAG GTGACAGACATCAGGGCAGGCAGCACTGTGCGTATCCGTGACAGCGAGGAAGAGGTGAAGATTCTTAACACCAGAGTTGGATGGAAGGCTGAGATGAGCGCT ACCCTAGGCAAAGCAGGTCGCGTGCTAAACATAGACAGTGACGGTGACGTGTTGGTCAGCTTTGGACGTCATCGCTTCCTGTTCGCCCCTGCTTGCTGCGTCCCTGCACCCCACACCAAGCCAGACTCTCTCAGGGTGGAGTCGGATGGAAAGGTACCCCCGATCACTACCAGTCAACCACCAGGACATAACAAAACAACATCTGACTCGGACGAAACAGTAGCAGCCTCAAAGA AGAAGAACGAAGAGATGTTCCGAATGCTTAAGGAGAGAATCAGAAGTGAAGAAGGGTCAAGGTCAACGTTTCGGGGCAGGGGTGACATCCGGGCCCTACTGTCTGCTGTCACTAAAGGCGATCACAGCGCTGTGCGGCAGATATGTTTGGCTGATACCTCATTG GTGGAACAAGAACACAACAACGTGACGGCACTGCTCCTGGCGTGCGCACACGGCACCTCACACATCCAGGTGGTGACAACTCTGCTGGAGGTTGGAGCCAACGTCAACCATGGCTTGCCTCCCTTCAGAACGCCACTTTACGCCTGCACAGAGGG AAAAAGTGAAGAACTGATGGAACTATTGATAGAAGCTGGTGCTGACCTGTTCGCTGTGGATGAGAACTGTCGTAACTACCTCCATTTTACTGCGGCCTTCGGCATGCCGCGCTCCATCCGGGTACTTGCATCACGTGGCCTTGACGTCAACATCAAG GATGACCATGGCAACAGCCCACTGCATGTGGCCATTGACCATTTCAAGGCGGAGTCTGTGGAGGCTCTGGTCAAGCTGGACAGCGCTGACCTGCGTGTAACGAACAAGCGTGGCTTCCCTGCCCTACACTGGGCCTGTCTTCGAGACAACGCACG AGCTGTGGAGCTGATCCTAGCACGTGACAAAAGCCAGGTGGACGAGAAGTTTCACGGCAAGCACTCACCTCTACACATCGCCGCCAACAACGAACATGACGAGTGCATCAGAGTTCTCGTCATTGCC GGTGGAGCTAACGTGAACGTGCAGAGTTTCCCCGGGTCCGGCTACTCGCCCCTACACCTGGCCTGCGTCAAGACCAGGTTCAAAGCTAGCGAGGCGCTGCTGGAAATGG GTGCTGATCCAAATGTACAGGACAGGGATGGAGACACTCCGCTGCATCTCATCATTGGTGGTCGACACAAGACTAATATTGAG ACTCCAGAGGGACAACAGGAATGCCAAATACGTATCGCCATTGCCTGTATGCTAATTAGCAACGGCGCGTGCATAGACGTGGAAAACAACAAGGGACGTAACGCCCTCACCTACGGATTAGCTCCCGTGAAAGAAGGTGTCAGGCGCTTCCTGGAGCACAA CCCGCAGCTCGTAAAACGAAAAGGGAATATCAGCAGCAGCACAGGCAGCCCCCAGACCCTGTTCCCCTCCCTGCTGGCAGCCAAGGGGGATGGAGACCTGAAGGAGGCCCTCAAAGGGGTGGGGCTTCCCTGTGGGGTGTGCGGTGCCTCCAAGGCTGACGTCACGCTGCTGCCATGTCAACACAAGTGTGTGTGCAGCACGTGCAGTGTCAAGGTCACCCTCTGTCCTCTGTGTGACGAAGAAGTCAAGGACAAAGAGGTCACTGGGCCAG
- the LOC138978037 gene encoding uncharacterized protein, producing MSITSERDGSALDVNRFQISTKKGLTQFLRAIHPGFLAYVDPRHSRLLDIMIQNELLTDSDQESLSGKGVYVRRDQARKLWFSLHKMRVRDFTCTVLPELCSNFPHILPEEWMDSNEDGPDEEYCFRHDITDKIRPATMADLLFDCHCLSLEDYKDLSETNINQEMIWEALFEAVRRKNTGDTEKAMRGLLNTRKVDVPSNFLDLLSSGIPCTCHRSEQRLLASIAPATSEEKITKWLRMSHSKGGSTVHSDVCTTVDGLGIAERDTDSLFGSGEGSFFGQNPTREKPPLSRDLLMKACFGEAGAGKSTIGNTILGKTLYGVSRPAFRTVDLTVNEDKRRIFRTIRSSFL from the exons ATGTCGATCACATCCGAAAGAGACGGTTCAGCTCTGGACGTCAACAGATTTCAGATAA GCACAAAAAAGGGTCTGACACAATTCTTGAGAGCAATTCACCCAGGCTTTCTTGCTTATGTCGACCCTCGTCACAGCAGGCTTCTGGACATTATGATACAAAATGAACTGCTGACTGATAGTGACCAAGAATCTCTGTCTGGaaaaggtgtttatgtccgcAGAGACCAG GCGCGAAAGTTATGGTTTTCTTTGCACAAAATGCGTGTACGGGATTTCACATGTACTGTTCTTCCCGAACTCTGCTCCAACTTTCCCCACATCTTGCCGGAAGAGTGGATGGACAGCAATGAAGACGGACCAGACGAGGAATATTGTTTTCGTCACGACATCACGGACAAAATTCGACCAGCCACAATGGCAGATTTGCTGTTCGACTGTCATTGTCTCAGTCTCGAGGACTACAA GGACCTCTCTGAAACCAACATCAATCAGGAGATGATATGGGAAGCGCTGTTCGAAGCAGTACGACGCAAAAACACGGGAGACACAGAAAAGGCAATGCGTGGACTTTTGAACACACGCAAAGTGGATGTACCAAGCAACTTCCTGGACCTCTTGTCCAGCGGTATCCCATGTACATGTCACCGTTCTGAACAGCGACTGTTGGCATCCATAGCACCAGCTACTTCAGAAGAAAAG ATCACAAAATGGTTAAGGATGTCTCACAGCAAGGGAGGATCAACAGTACATAGCGATGTGTGCACCACGGTTGATGGTCTCGGTATTGCTGAACGTGACACGGACTCTCTCTTTGGAAGCGGGGAAGGCAGCTTCTTCGGTCAAAATCCAACTAGAGAAAAGCCACCACTTTCAC GTGACTTATTAATGAAAGCCTGTTTTGGTGAAGCCGGAGCGGGGAAAAGCACAATTGGAAACACTATTCTTGGAAAGACTCTCTACGGCGTCTCTCGCCCTGCATTCCGGACTGTCGATCTAACAGTGAACGAAGACAAAAGAAGGATTTTCCGTACAATTCGATCATCGTTCCTGTGA
- the LOC138978022 gene encoding E3 ubiquitin-protein ligase MIB2-like isoform X1, with amino-acid sequence MSVSGLRVLRGPDWRGGDTDGGEGHVGTVIELLGNSTVRVLWDMGQESTCSAGHDGKFEIRVLDTAQIGVCHPGATCAECEDTDFYGMLWRCQLCAGCDLCPLCYHDDKHDLRHQFLRIDAPGMEGKPVPKRKTSVKNRALGMFPGSKVTKGKDWQWGDQDGGQESEGEVKGYENVSPNSSRNFVKVQWPNGIVNTYRLGFDGSVDLTCVEEEVGPYFYRDHLPVLDTTTLFPPESTSTESTSTTQNYEHVAATSEPAAASDHSQGDNSTHVPSETDDTISSETSDSGANKPYGSRANKTNGEASLTESWRKKDSGIVVDGERDSRDNSTVQISEGRPSQSKLSGLVAASSSLSEASAGTREATLITKAASSGDGDQAEGEVGTDDSEKETFVAGDTVAIKVSENMLIELQADNEGFEEEMAKEIGRTGKVASLTQGGSVSVSFASGTYALHPATLAKQVTDIRAGSTVRIRDSEEEVKILNTRVGWKAEMSATLGKAGRVLNIDSDGDVLVSFGRHRFLFAPACCVPAPHTKPDSLRVESDGKVPPITTSQPPGHNKTTSDSDETVAASKKKNEEMFRMLKERIRSEEGSRSTFRGRGDIRALLSAVTKGDHSAVRQICLADTSLVEQEHNNVTALLLACAHGTSHIQVVTTLLEVGANVNHGLPPFRTPLYACTEGKSEELMELLIEAGADLFAVDENCRNYLHFTAAFGMPRSIRVLASRGLDVNIKDDHGNSPLHVAIDHFKAESVEALVKLDSADLRVTNKRGFPALHWACLRDNARAVELILARDKSQVDEKFHGKHSPLHIAANNEHDECIRVLVIAGGANVNVQSFPGSGYSPLHLACVKTRFKASEALLEMGADPNVQDRDGDTPLHLIIGGRHKTNIETPEGQQECQIRIAIACMLISNGACIDVENNKGRNALTYGLAPVKEGVRRFLEHNPQLVKRKGNISSSTGSPQTLFPSLLAAKGDGDLKEALKGVGLPCGVCGASKADVTLLPCQHKCVCSTCSVKVTLCPLCDEEVKDKEVTGPDN; translated from the exons ATGTCAGTGTCAGGACTACGTGTGTTACGGGGACCAGACTGGAGGGGCGGAGACACCGACGGAGGAGAAGGTCACGTGGGTACTGTCATCGAGTTGCTAGGCAACAGCACGGTGCGCGTGCTGTGGGACATGGGACAGGAAAGCACGTGCAGCGCAGGGCATGACGGGAAATTTGAAATCAGGGTCTTGGACACTGCACAGATCG GTGTGTGTCACCCTGGTGCCACGTGTGCCGAGTGTGAAGACACTGACTTCTATGGAATGCTGTGGCGCTGTCAGCTGTGTGCCGGATGTGACCTCTGCCCCCTCTGTTACCATGACGACAAGCACGACTTACGTCATCAGTTCCTGCGTATTGACGCACCGGGAATGGAAGG GAAACCTGTTCCAAAGCGAAAGACAAGCGTGAAGAACCGTGCTCTTGGAATGTTTCCGGGGTCAAAGGTCACAAAGGGCAAGGACTGGCAGTGGGGTGACCAGGACGGAGGTCAAGAGTCAGAAGGCGAGGTCAAAGGTTACGAAAATGTGTCCCCGAATTCATCGAGAAACTTTGTCAAAGTACAGTGGCCGAACGGTATCGTGAATACCTACCGCCTTGGTTTTGATGGTAGCGTGGACCTGACGTGTGTGGAAGAGGAGGTGGGACCATACTTCTACAGGGATCACTTGCCTGTGTTGG ATACAACAACACTTTTTCCGCCCGAATCTACATCAACTGAATCCACGTCAACAACTCAAAATTACGAACACGTCGCAGCAACCTCGGAACCAGCCGCAGCCTCAGACCATTCGCAGGGAGATAATTCCACTCACGTACCTTCTGAAACAGACGACACCATTTCGTCAGAGACATCAGACAGTGGAGCCAACAAACCTTATGGCAGCAGAGCCAACAAAACTAACGGTGAAGCCAGTCTGACTGAAAGCTGGAGGAAGAAAGATTCTGGCATTGTCGTTGACGGAGAGAGGGACAGCAGAGATAACAGCACTGTACAGATTTCTGAGGGGAGACCCTCACAGTCAAAGCTGTCGGGGTTAGTTGCCGCGTCCTCTTCTCTGTCTGAAGCGAGCGCGGgtacaagggaggcaactctcatCACCAAGGCAGCAAGTTCTGGAGATGGGGATCAAGCTGAAGGGGAAGTTGGAACCGATGACAGCGAGAAAGAGACGTTTGTTGCAGGCGATACGGTGGCTATCAAAGTCTCAGAAAACATGCTGATAGAACTCCAGGCAGACAATGAAGGCTTCGAAGAAGAAATGGCAAAG GAGATTGGTCGGACGGGGAAAGTGGCGTCACTGACACAAGGCGGCTCGGTGTCCGTCAGCTTTGCGTCCGGCACATACGCTCTGCATCCGGCGACCTTGGCCAAG CAGGTGACAGACATCAGGGCAGGCAGCACTGTGCGTATCCGTGACAGCGAGGAAGAGGTGAAGATTCTTAACACCAGAGTTGGATGGAAGGCTGAGATGAGCGCT ACCCTAGGCAAAGCAGGTCGCGTGCTAAACATAGACAGTGACGGTGACGTGTTGGTCAGCTTTGGACGTCATCGCTTCCTGTTCGCCCCTGCTTGCTGCGTCCCTGCACCCCACACCAAGCCAGACTCTCTCAGGGTGGAGTCGGATGGAAAGGTACCCCCGATCACTACCAGTCAACCACCAGGACATAACAAAACAACATCTGACTCGGACGAAACAGTAGCAGCCTCAAAGA AGAAGAACGAAGAGATGTTCCGAATGCTTAAGGAGAGAATCAGAAGTGAAGAAGGGTCAAGGTCAACGTTTCGGGGCAGGGGTGACATCCGGGCCCTACTGTCTGCTGTCACTAAAGGCGATCACAGCGCTGTGCGGCAGATATGTTTGGCTGATACCTCATTG GTGGAACAAGAACACAACAACGTGACGGCACTGCTCCTGGCGTGCGCACACGGCACCTCACACATCCAGGTGGTGACAACTCTGCTGGAGGTTGGAGCCAACGTCAACCATGGCTTGCCTCCCTTCAGAACGCCACTTTACGCCTGCACAGAGGG AAAAAGTGAAGAACTGATGGAACTATTGATAGAAGCTGGTGCTGACCTGTTCGCTGTGGATGAGAACTGTCGTAACTACCTCCATTTTACTGCGGCCTTCGGCATGCCGCGCTCCATCCGGGTACTTGCATCACGTGGCCTTGACGTCAACATCAAG GATGACCATGGCAACAGCCCACTGCATGTGGCCATTGACCATTTCAAGGCGGAGTCTGTGGAGGCTCTGGTCAAGCTGGACAGCGCTGACCTGCGTGTAACGAACAAGCGTGGCTTCCCTGCCCTACACTGGGCCTGTCTTCGAGACAACGCACG AGCTGTGGAGCTGATCCTAGCACGTGACAAAAGCCAGGTGGACGAGAAGTTTCACGGCAAGCACTCACCTCTACACATCGCCGCCAACAACGAACATGACGAGTGCATCAGAGTTCTCGTCATTGCC GGTGGAGCTAACGTGAACGTGCAGAGTTTCCCCGGGTCCGGCTACTCGCCCCTACACCTGGCCTGCGTCAAGACCAGGTTCAAAGCTAGCGAGGCGCTGCTGGAAATGG GTGCTGATCCAAATGTACAGGACAGGGATGGAGACACTCCGCTGCATCTCATCATTGGTGGTCGACACAAGACTAATATTGAG ACTCCAGAGGGACAACAGGAATGCCAAATACGTATCGCCATTGCCTGTATGCTAATTAGCAACGGCGCGTGCATAGACGTGGAAAACAACAAGGGACGTAACGCCCTCACCTACGGATTAGCTCCCGTGAAAGAAGGTGTCAGGCGCTTCCTGGAGCACAA CCCGCAGCTCGTAAAACGAAAAGGGAATATCAGCAGCAGCACAGGCAGCCCCCAGACCCTGTTCCCCTCCCTGCTGGCAGCCAAGGGGGATGGAGACCTGAAGGAGGCCCTCAAAGGGGTGGGGCTTCCCTGTGGGGTGTGCGGTGCCTCCAAGGCTGACGTCACGCTGCTGCCATGTCAACACAAGTGTGTGTGCAGCACGTGCAGTGTCAAGGTCACCCTCTGTCCTCTGTGTGACGAAGAAGTCAAGGACAAAGAGGTCACTGGGCCAG